Part of the Longimicrobiaceae bacterium genome is shown below.
GGGTGCAGCGCGCCCGCCTCCACCAGCCCCACCGGGCGCTTCTCGGCCACCTCGATCCGCAACGTGGCGGGAAGGCGCCGGACCACGCGCGCGTCCTCGATCCCGGGGTGGCGCCGCAGCGCCGCGACCCAGGGCCCGGGCTCGCGCCAGACGCTCTCCCCCAGCCGGATCCCGGAGGCGGCGAGCACGTCGTGCGGGGCGACCATGCGGGCCCCGGCGACCTCCACCCGCTGGACGCCGAACCACGGGGTCCGCTCCAGGACGCGCGGCCCCCAAAGAGGCGCCGAAAGGACGACCGGGAGGGTGGCGCCCAGCACGAGACGGCGAGCTTTGCGCACCGGGATCACGCGGGCGAACCAGCCCCGCGGAGGAGGTCCAGCATCTCGCGCGCGGCGGCGTCCAGGTTCCCCGCGCCCAGCGTCAGGCAGACGTCCCCGGGCTCCAACGCCTCCACCACCTCGGCGGCCACCGCGTCGCGCTCGGGAAGGTAGCGAACTTCGGCTCCCGCCGCACGGGCCGCGTCGGCGACGATCTCGCCGGTGACCCCCGGGAGCGGCTTTTCGCGCGCGGCGTACACGTCGGCGACGAAGACCCGGTCCGCCAGAGCCAGCGCCCGCCCGAACTCCGCGGCGAAGTCGCGCGTGCGGGAGTACAGGTGCGGCTGGAACACGGCGACGATCCGCCGCCCCGGGTAGGCGCTCCGCGCGGCGCGCAGCGTGGCCTCCACCTCGGTGGGGTGGTGCGCGTAGTCGTCCACCAGGAGCACTCCCCCCGCCTCCCCGACGCGCTCGAAGCGGCGGTCCACCCCGGCGAAGGAGGCGAGCCCCTCCTCGACGGCGCTCCACCCGGCGCCCAGGTGCCGCGCCACCGCCACCGCGGCGAGGGCGTTGCGGACGTTGTGCTCCCCCGGGATGCGGAGGCGGGCCTCGCCCAGCAGCTCGCCGCGCTCCCGGACCGCGAAGCGGGTCTCCCCCCCAGCGGACCGGATCCCTTCCGCGCGCAGCATGGCCCCGGCACGCGTCCCGTAGGAGAGCACCTCGCGCCCGGTGCCGCCGACGCGCGCCAGCAGCCTCCCGGCGCCGTGGTCGTCCGCGCACCCGGCGATCAGCCCGCCCGCGGGGACGGCATCCACGAAGGAGAGGAAGGCGTCCTCGATGGCGGAGAGGGAGCCGTAGATGTCCAGGTGGTCGGCTTCGAGGGTGGTCACGACTGCGACGTGGGGGCGGAGCGTCAGGAACGAGCGGTCGTATTCGTCGGCCTCGACCACGTAGAGCGCGCTGCTCCCGTGGCGCAGGTTTCCTCCCCACCCCGGGACCCTGCCGCCGACGATCCCCGTCGGCTCCAGCCCCGCCGCCTCCAGCACGACGGTGGCCAGGGTGGTGGTGGTGGTCTTGCCGTGGGTGCCGGCGATCCCCACCACGGTGCCGCGGTTCACCACCGCGCCCAGCGCCTCGGCGCGCTTCAATACGGGAATCCCGCGGGCACGCGCGGCTTCGACCTCGGGGTGGTCCTGCGGGACGGCGGCGGTCAACACCAGCGCGGCGCACCCCTCCAGGTGGGAAGGATCGTGCCCCTCGCAGACCCCGACGCCCGCCTCGCGGAGCGCCGCCGCGGCCGGGCCCGGGTGCACGTCACACCCGGTGACCCGCGCTCCGGCGCGGAGGAAGAGCTCGGCCAGGGGAGCCATTCCGGCGCCACCGATCCCCATGAAGTGGATCGGGCCGCGGCCGGAGATCTCCACCGGTTCGAAGGCGCTCAATATAGTGGACGGGTCCGGGGTGGAAAAGGGATTCGGCTCACGTTCGCCCCCCGCCCGCGAGACGGGCCAGCTGCTCGGCGATGCGCGCCGCGGCGTCGGGGCGTCCGCGCTCCCGTGCGTGGCGTGAAATGTCCGCCCGGCGCACCTCGTCCCCGGCCAGCGAGGCCAGCTCGCCCCAGAGGCGGCCCGTCTGCAGCTCGGCTTCCTCCACCATCACGGCGGCGCCCGCGTCGCGGAGCGCCACCGCGTTGTGGTACTGGTGGTTGGCGGCGGCGGTGGGGAGCGGCACCAGCACGCTGGGCACCCCCCAGGCGCACAGCTCCGCCAGCGCCATGGCCCCGGCGCGGGACACCGCCAGGTCCGCGGAGGCCAGGGCGCGCGGCATGTCGTGGATGTACGGGACGGCGTGCACCCACTCCGTCCCGATCTCCGCCAGGCGCGCGGCGATCTCCTCGTGGTGCGCGGGACCGGTGGCCCAGAGGATCTCGAAGCCCTCCGGGCGCGGCGGGAGGAGCCCCTCCGCCACCGCGCGGAGGTCGCCCAGGAGCGCCTCGTTCACCGCCCGCGCCCCCTGGCTCCCCCCCACCACCAGCGCCACCGTGCCGCCGCCCAGGGCGAAGTGCGCGCGGGACTCCGCGCGATCGAGCGTGGGGTCCGGTGGGCGGATGGGATTCCCGAAGTCGAAGACCTCCGTGCGGGCGCCGGGCTTCAGGTAGCGGCGCGCCTCCGGGAACGCGAGGTGGATCTGCCCCACGCGCCGCGCCACCAGCCGGGTGGTGAGCCCGGGAAAGGAGTTCTGCTCCTGCACCGCAGCGGGGACGCCGCGCACGATCCCCGCGAGCACCGCCGGACCGCTGGCGTACCCCCCCGTCCCCACCACCAGGTTCGGGCGGAAGTCCCCGTACACGCGGCCGAGCCCCGCGAAGGAGCGGGCCAGCGCGGGGACCAGCCGCCAGTTCTCCCAGGGGCGCGAGCGCCGGATGGGCTCGAAGGGGAGGAGCAGGTGCGGCACGCCGCGCTCGGGGAGCACCCGCGCCTCGATCCCGCGCTGCGCCCCCACGAAGAACACCTCCGTGCGGGGGTCGCGCTCCCGGAGCGCCTCCGCCAGCGCGAGCGCCGGGTAGAGGTGCCCTCCGGTCCCTCCGCCCGCGAAGAGGACCCGCGGCGCCGCGCCCGCTCCGGGGGCGCTCACCGGGGCGCCTCCCGCCCGGCCCGGGCCACGCTCAGCAGGACCCCCACCGCGGCGAAGGCGGTGAGCAGGGCGCTGCGGCCGTACGACATGAACGGCAGCGCCACGCCGGTGGTGGGGAGCAGGGCGAGCGCCACCCCCATGTTCAGGAAGGCGGAGACGGCGATCAGGTTGGTCATCCCCACCGCCAGGAGGTAGCCGAAGCGGTCCGGCGCCCGCGCCGCGATCCGGTACCCCACCACCGCGAAGCCCGCGAACAGGAGGACCACGAAGGCGATCCCCAGCAGCCCCCACTCCTCGGCGATCATGGCGAAGATGAAGTCGTTGTGCGGCTCCGGGAGGAAGCCGAACTTCTGCCGGCTCTCCCCGAAGCCCACCCCGCCGATCCCGCCGGAGCCCACCGCGATCAGCGACTGCCGGATCTGGTAGCTGACCCCCGCGGGGTCCGCCGTGGGGTCCAGGAAGGCGACGATGCGCTTCATCCGGTAGCTCTCCCCCTGGATCTGGCTCCACAGCACCGGGACCGCCACGATCCCCAGGAGGATGAAGTGCCCGATCCGCGCCCCCCCGGCGAAGAGGACCA
Proteins encoded:
- the ftsW gene encoding putative lipid II flippase FtsW; its protein translation is PAARERADAWEPGALVLLTLLALSFGVIELYSASAFLAQSDGLPGHFYAVRQVAGAGMGIMVAAVLARVDYRHYRLVAWPILGAVLFLLLLLILPGTEAIAPRVNGARRWINLGVQFQPSEFAKLALIVWTAAMAVKKQDRLHSLSKGLLPFLVVWFVTVLLVFLEPNLSAALLIALLSALVLFAGGARIGHFILLGIVAVPVLWSQIQGESYRMKRIVAFLDPTADPAGVSYQIRQSLIAVGSGGIGGVGFGESRQKFGFLPEPHNDFIFAMIAEEWGLLGIAFVVLLFAGFAVVGYRIAARAPDRFGYLLAVGMTNLIAVSAFLNMGVALALLPTTGVALPFMSYGRSALLTAFAAVGVLLSVARAGREAPR
- the murG gene encoding undecaprenyldiphospho-muramoylpentapeptide beta-N-acetylglucosaminyltransferase, whose protein sequence is MSAPGAGAAPRVLFAGGGTGGHLYPALALAEALRERDPRTEVFFVGAQRGIEARVLPERGVPHLLLPFEPIRRSRPWENWRLVPALARSFAGLGRVYGDFRPNLVVGTGGYASGPAVLAGIVRGVPAAVQEQNSFPGLTTRLVARRVGQIHLAFPEARRYLKPGARTEVFDFGNPIRPPDPTLDRAESRAHFALGGGTVALVVGGSQGARAVNEALLGDLRAVAEGLLPPRPEGFEILWATGPAHHEEIAARLAEIGTEWVHAVPYIHDMPRALASADLAVSRAGAMALAELCAWGVPSVLVPLPTAAANHQYHNAVALRDAGAAVMVEEAELQTGRLWGELASLAGDEVRRADISRHARERGRPDAAARIAEQLARLAGGGRT
- the murC gene encoding UDP-N-acetylmuramate--L-alanine ligase, yielding MSAFEPVEISGRGPIHFMGIGGAGMAPLAELFLRAGARVTGCDVHPGPAAAALREAGVGVCEGHDPSHLEGCAALVLTAAVPQDHPEVEAARARGIPVLKRAEALGAVVNRGTVVGIAGTHGKTTTTTLATVVLEAAGLEPTGIVGGRVPGWGGNLRHGSSALYVVEADEYDRSFLTLRPHVAVVTTLEADHLDIYGSLSAIEDAFLSFVDAVPAGGLIAGCADDHGAGRLLARVGGTGREVLSYGTRAGAMLRAEGIRSAGGETRFAVRERGELLGEARLRIPGEHNVRNALAAVAVARHLGAGWSAVEEGLASFAGVDRRFERVGEAGGVLLVDDYAHHPTEVEATLRAARSAYPGRRIVAVFQPHLYSRTRDFAAEFGRALALADRVFVADVYAAREKPLPGVTGEIVADAARAAGAEVRYLPERDAVAAEVVEALEPGDVCLTLGAGNLDAAAREMLDLLRGAGSPA